A genome region from Micromonospora peucetia includes the following:
- a CDS encoding LLM class flavin-dependent oxidoreductase — protein sequence MALTFHWFLPTYGDSRDIVGGGHGVPVGTAGGARPATVAYLGQIARTAEQLGFVGALTPTGAWCEDAWLSTAMLTEVTERLKFLVAFRPGLLTPALAAQMASTFQRLSGGRLLVNVVTGGESQEQRAYGDFLDKDARYARTDEFLHIVRALWRGETVDHTGGHLRIERGRLSRLPDPVPPIYFGGSSAAALPVAVRHSDVYLTWGEPPAQVAGKLDRVRELAAQAGRELRFGIRLHVITRDTAEEAWAQARRLLDGIAESDLRAAQEGLRGSESEGQRRMLDLHGGSRDGLEVAPNLWAGFGLVRGGAGTALVGSHTEVADRIAEYHALGLDEFILSGHPHLEEAYWFGEGVLPILRERGLWRHPAGGPEPVEPRNLPFVPAPTGAR from the coding sequence ATGGCCCTCACCTTCCACTGGTTCCTGCCCACCTACGGCGACAGCCGGGACATCGTCGGCGGAGGCCACGGCGTGCCGGTCGGCACGGCCGGCGGCGCCCGTCCGGCAACCGTCGCCTACCTCGGCCAGATCGCGCGGACCGCCGAGCAGCTCGGCTTCGTCGGCGCGCTCACGCCGACCGGCGCCTGGTGCGAGGACGCCTGGCTGAGCACCGCGATGCTCACCGAGGTGACCGAGCGGCTGAAATTCCTGGTCGCCTTCCGGCCCGGCCTGCTCACGCCCGCGCTGGCCGCGCAGATGGCCTCGACGTTCCAGCGGCTCTCCGGCGGCCGGCTGCTGGTCAACGTGGTCACCGGCGGCGAGTCCCAGGAGCAGCGCGCCTACGGCGACTTCCTGGACAAGGACGCCCGGTACGCGCGCACCGACGAGTTCCTGCACATCGTGCGGGCGCTGTGGCGCGGCGAGACGGTGGACCACACCGGCGGGCACCTGCGGATCGAGCGAGGCCGACTGAGCCGGCTGCCCGACCCGGTCCCGCCGATCTACTTCGGCGGATCCTCCGCAGCCGCGCTGCCGGTGGCGGTGCGGCACAGCGACGTCTACCTCACCTGGGGCGAGCCACCGGCCCAGGTGGCCGGCAAGCTCGACCGGGTCCGCGAGCTGGCCGCGCAGGCCGGCCGCGAGCTGCGCTTCGGCATCCGGCTGCACGTCATCACCCGGGACACCGCCGAGGAGGCGTGGGCGCAGGCCCGCCGGCTGCTGGACGGCATCGCCGAGTCCGACCTCCGAGCCGCCCAGGAGGGGCTGCGCGGCAGCGAGTCCGAGGGACAGCGCCGGATGCTCGACCTGCACGGAGGCTCCCGCGACGGCCTGGAGGTCGCGCCCAACCTGTGGGCCGGGTTCGGTCTGGTCCGGGGCGGCGCCGGCACGGCGCTGGTCGGCAGCCACACGGAGGTGGCCGACCGGATCGCCGAGTACCACGCGCTCGGCCTGGACGAGTTCATCCTCTCCGGCCACCCGCACCTGGAGGAGGCGTACTGGTTCGGTGAGGGTGTGCTGCCGATCCTGCGCGAGCGCGGGCTGTGGCGACACCCGGCCGGCGGGCCCGAGCCGGTGGAACCGAGGAACCTGCCGTTCGTCCCGGCACCCACCGGTGCGCGGTGA
- a CDS encoding aliphatic sulfonate ABC transporter substrate-binding protein: MRTPGTVFSRRHRPVTALLIALALVAATGVSACGGGSANAGDGDTGPLRIGYQRFGGLSLVKARNAAPDVEWALFESGPALTEALKAGSIDIGQVGEAPPVFAAAGKIPFSVIGTSAPVPQGEAVLVKDASGYRSFADLRGKTVALNKGSNVHWLLVRLLEANKMTLDDINVKYLKPAEGRPAFDNGQVDAWIIWDPYFALAEQPGVRVLADATGLASNREYVLASPDAVRDRPDDIRAFLRTYRTVTDWGIANPDERARTLAPELKIAEDVTGRALLRSAKPLAPVTPAIGDELQAIADGFVALKLIPGPVDIRGRVDDRFNEVLQ, encoded by the coding sequence ATGCGTACCCCTGGAACGGTCTTCTCCCGCCGACACCGCCCGGTGACGGCCCTGCTCATCGCCCTGGCGCTGGTCGCGGCCACCGGGGTCAGCGCCTGCGGCGGCGGGAGCGCGAACGCCGGCGACGGCGACACCGGACCGCTGCGGATCGGCTACCAGCGATTCGGCGGACTGAGCCTGGTCAAGGCCCGCAACGCCGCCCCCGACGTGGAGTGGGCGCTGTTCGAGAGCGGGCCGGCGCTGACCGAGGCGCTCAAGGCCGGCTCGATCGACATCGGACAGGTCGGCGAGGCGCCGCCTGTCTTCGCCGCGGCGGGGAAGATCCCGTTCTCCGTCATCGGCACCTCGGCACCCGTCCCGCAGGGCGAGGCGGTGCTGGTCAAGGACGCCAGCGGCTACCGCAGCTTCGCCGACCTGAGGGGGAAGACCGTGGCCCTCAACAAGGGCTCCAACGTGCACTGGCTCCTCGTCCGCCTGCTGGAGGCGAACAAGATGACGTTGGACGACATCAACGTCAAGTATCTCAAGCCCGCCGAGGGGCGGCCCGCGTTCGACAACGGGCAGGTCGACGCCTGGATCATCTGGGACCCGTACTTCGCCCTCGCCGAGCAGCCCGGAGTCCGGGTGCTCGCCGACGCGACCGGCCTCGCCAGCAACCGCGAGTACGTGTTGGCCTCCCCGGACGCCGTGCGGGACCGGCCGGACGACATCCGGGCCTTCCTGCGGACGTACCGCACCGTGACCGACTGGGGCATCGCCAATCCCGACGAGCGGGCCCGCACCCTCGCGCCCGAGTTGAAGATCGCGGAGGACGTCACCGGCCGCGCCCTGCTCCGCAGCGCCAAGCCCCTGGCCCCGGTCACCCCGGCCATCGGCGACGAACTCCAGGCGATCGCGGACGGCTTCGTCGCGCTGAAGCTCATCCCGGGGCCGGTCGACATCCGGGGCCGCGTCGACGATCGCTTCAACGAGGTCCTCCAGTGA